Proteins from a genomic interval of Polaribacter sejongensis:
- a CDS encoding purple acid phosphatase family protein, with protein MKTQKSLILLVITILFSALLQAQHTHDNGTAHTHYSAFDSIVAHKLIFPSSTPDRVIANLTVDAAHSLAVNWRTDQQVSNGVLEIALATDGPEFLLRNVEKINATSQKFENQNRNEPLVKATYHSAVVYNLKPDTVYIYRVGNGSKDNGYWSEWFQYKTANVGNEKPFSFIYFGDAQNNVKSLWSRVIRNSYRQFPQIDFMLHAGDLINDRDANLEWGEWFYAGSFIHATVPSMMTPGNHEYRNGVLSSLWRPQFTLPENGPTEALKETCFAIDYQDMKMISLDSEGFDESKEAKEAQIQWLDSVLQSNTKKWTVITTHYPIYSTAKGRDNKELREAIKPLIDKYGVDLVLQGHDHTYARGFPKNEGKGLTVVEDAGAVYAVSVSGPKMYESKDQEWMVRRGEYTQLFQIITVSKDTIKYGAYTPIGTLYDAFEIIKKDGKKTLINKVPETPIRLKKDLEKGE; from the coding sequence ATGAAAACACAAAAAAGCTTAATTCTATTAGTAATCACTATATTATTTAGTGCTCTACTTCAAGCACAACACACGCATGATAATGGCACTGCACATACTCATTATTCTGCATTCGATTCTATAGTTGCGCATAAATTAATATTTCCGTCTAGTACACCAGATCGTGTTATAGCAAATCTAACAGTAGATGCAGCGCATAGTTTAGCTGTAAATTGGCGAACAGATCAACAGGTTTCTAATGGAGTTCTAGAAATCGCATTGGCAACAGACGGACCCGAGTTTTTATTACGAAATGTTGAAAAAATAAATGCAACTTCACAAAAATTTGAAAATCAAAATAGAAATGAACCTCTTGTAAAAGCTACCTATCACTCTGCAGTAGTTTATAATTTAAAACCAGATACAGTTTATATTTATCGTGTTGGAAACGGAAGCAAAGACAATGGGTATTGGAGTGAGTGGTTTCAATATAAAACAGCAAATGTAGGAAATGAAAAACCTTTTAGTTTTATCTATTTTGGAGATGCTCAAAACAATGTAAAATCTTTATGGTCTAGAGTCATTCGTAATTCATATCGTCAATTTCCACAGATCGATTTTATGCTACATGCTGGAGATTTAATTAACGACAGAGATGCCAATTTAGAATGGGGAGAATGGTTTTACGCAGGTAGTTTTATCCATGCAACGGTACCAAGTATGATGACGCCTGGTAATCATGAATACAGAAATGGTGTTTTATCCTCTTTATGGAGACCACAATTTACCTTGCCAGAAAATGGCCCAACAGAAGCTTTAAAAGAAACTTGTTTTGCGATAGATTACCAAGACATGAAAATGATTTCTTTAGATAGTGAAGGCTTTGATGAAAGCAAAGAAGCGAAAGAAGCTCAAATACAATGGTTAGATTCAGTATTGCAATCAAATACAAAAAAATGGACAGTTATTACAACCCACTACCCTATTTATTCTACGGCAAAAGGACGTGATAATAAAGAACTTAGAGAAGCTATAAAACCTTTAATTGATAAGTATGGTGTTGATTTAGTTCTACAAGGTCATGATCACACGTACGCAAGAGGATTCCCTAAAAATGAAGGAAAAGGTTTAACTGTTGTAGAAGATGCAGGTGCGGTTTATGCTGTTTCTGTAAGCGGACCAAAAATGTACGAATCTAAAGATCAAGAATGGATGGTAAGACGAGGTGAATACACACAACTTTTTCAAATCATAACAGTATCTAAAGACACTATTAAATACGGAGCCTATACACCAATAGGAACACTTTATGACGCTTTTGAAATCATTAAAAAAGATGGTAAAAAAACATTGATTAATAAAGTTCCTGAAACACCTATTAGATTAAAAAAAGATCTAGAAAAAGGAGAGTAA
- a CDS encoding AraC family transcriptional regulator, whose product MHFVFEKIFVPNNHTFISRELPLSSNRKIHSHKNFEINYVTSGKGRRIIGDHVSSFEKGDLVLLGAGLPHCWDLQNSDHNESPTCIVTHFSENVFNFDFFKIPELKQVELLLKQANNGIRFKVKNDAEIHQILLEMVKTDGLEYYIKLLKLFEYLIKIEDREQLSNPTNKKTAFSKNVDKIDKVYEYVFLNIKEGINLDEASAVLNMAPSSFCRFFKKKTGLTFMEYVKNVKVGIATKLLAETDKQIAEICYESGYNNLANFNLYFKARMGKTPSNYRKNFRR is encoded by the coding sequence ATGCATTTTGTTTTTGAAAAAATATTTGTTCCAAACAACCATACCTTTATATCAAGAGAATTGCCTTTATCTTCAAATAGGAAAATTCATTCTCATAAAAACTTCGAAATAAATTATGTTACTTCTGGTAAAGGACGAAGAATAATTGGGGATCATGTTTCTAGTTTTGAAAAAGGAGATCTTGTACTTTTAGGAGCTGGTTTGCCTCATTGTTGGGATTTACAAAATAGTGATCATAATGAATCTCCAACTTGTATTGTTACGCATTTCTCTGAAAATGTTTTTAATTTTGATTTTTTTAAAATCCCTGAATTAAAGCAAGTAGAATTGTTATTAAAACAAGCAAATAATGGTATCCGCTTTAAAGTTAAAAATGATGCAGAAATTCATCAAATTTTATTAGAAATGGTAAAAACGGATGGTTTAGAATATTATATTAAACTGTTAAAGTTATTTGAATATCTTATTAAAATTGAAGATAGAGAGCAACTGTCTAACCCTACAAATAAAAAAACTGCTTTTTCTAAAAATGTAGATAAAATAGACAAAGTATACGAATATGTATTTTTAAATATTAAAGAAGGAATTAATTTGGATGAAGCATCTGCAGTTTTAAATATGGCTCCAAGTTCTTTTTGTCGATTTTTTAAAAAGAAAACCGGACTTACTTTTATGGAATACGTAAAAAATGTAAAAGTAGGTATTGCTACAAAATTATTAGCTGAAACAGATAAACAAATAGCTGAAATTTGTTATGAAAGTGGTTATAATAATCTAGCTAATTTCAATCTTTATTTTAAAGCTAGAATGGGAAAAACACCTTCTAATTATCGTAAAAATTTTAGACGTTAG